One segment of Micromonospora parathelypteridis DNA contains the following:
- a CDS encoding TlyA family RNA methyltransferase: MARRNRLDAELVRRGLARSREQAAALVEAGRVKLRGVTARKAAAMVDPADPLLVTGADPTEEYVSRGGHKLAGALAAFGPGGLSVAGRRCLDAGASTGGFTDVLLRADAAEVVAVDVGYGQLAWSLRTDERVRVLERTNVRTLDVDVIGGPVDLTVADLSFISLRLVLPALAACTRIDGDLALMVKPQFEVGKDRVGSGGVVRDPELRAEAVLDVAAAAAQLGLGLADVAASPLPGPSGNVEFFVWLRRGAPAADPERVRAVVAAGPEGPTMTGDGPGGPTMAGDVPDVAAEEVAG; encoded by the coding sequence ATGGCACGTCGTAACCGGCTGGACGCCGAACTCGTCCGCCGCGGTCTGGCCCGCTCCCGGGAGCAGGCTGCCGCGTTGGTGGAGGCCGGCCGGGTCAAGCTGCGCGGGGTTACCGCCCGCAAGGCCGCCGCGATGGTCGATCCCGCCGATCCGCTGCTGGTGACCGGCGCGGACCCGACCGAGGAGTACGTCTCCCGGGGCGGGCACAAGCTCGCGGGCGCGCTGGCCGCGTTCGGGCCCGGTGGGCTGAGCGTGGCCGGGCGGCGCTGCCTGGACGCCGGCGCGTCGACCGGTGGCTTCACCGACGTGCTGCTGCGCGCCGACGCCGCCGAGGTGGTGGCCGTCGACGTGGGCTACGGGCAGCTCGCCTGGTCGCTGCGTACGGACGAGCGGGTCCGCGTCCTGGAACGCACGAATGTCCGTACGCTCGATGTCGACGTCATCGGTGGCCCGGTCGACCTGACGGTGGCCGATCTGTCGTTCATCTCGCTGCGGCTGGTGCTGCCGGCGCTGGCTGCCTGCACTCGCATCGACGGTGACCTGGCGTTGATGGTGAAGCCGCAGTTCGAGGTCGGCAAGGACCGGGTGGGCTCCGGTGGTGTGGTCCGCGATCCGGAGCTGCGTGCCGAGGCGGTGCTGGACGTGGCGGCGGCGGCCGCGCAGCTCGGCCTGGGGTTGGCCGACGTGGCGGCCAGCCCGCTGCCTGGGCCGAGCGGCAACGTGGAGTTCTTCGTATGGTTGCGCCGGGGCGCACCAGCGGCCGACCCGGAGCGGGTGCGGGCGGTGGTGGCGGCCGGGCCGGAGGGCCCGACCATGACCGGTGACGGGCCGGGTGGCCCGACCATGGCCGGTGACGTGCCGGACGTGGCGGCGGAGGAGGTCGCAGGGTGA
- a CDS encoding HAD-IIA family hydrolase yields the protein MNAGAGDRLVDGYTLVVFDLDGVIYLIDRPIAGAVEAVARLHAEGRAVAYATNNASRRSSEVADLLTGMGVPARPEEVLTSAAASAELLRDRLPAGAPVLVVGAEALRAELRAVGLTPVTKADENPAAVVQGYGPQVGWAELAEASVAVRAGALWIATNTDRTLPSGRGPLPGNGSLVAVLRTALERDPDVVVGKPEPALFETAARRSGGGGSLVVGDRLDTDIEGARRAGLDSLLVLTGVSGVPDLLAAGPQRRPTYVARDLAGLFDPAAAVRVPGPANAGGWSVTDRDGILELAGSGRPLDALAALCGAAWSAAEPALPKIRPMGADAAHALESFGLAAAA from the coding sequence GTGAACGCGGGCGCGGGGGATCGGCTGGTCGACGGGTACACCCTGGTCGTCTTCGACCTGGACGGGGTGATCTACCTGATCGACCGGCCGATCGCCGGCGCCGTCGAGGCGGTGGCCCGACTGCACGCCGAGGGGCGGGCGGTGGCGTACGCCACGAACAACGCGTCCCGGCGGTCCAGCGAGGTCGCCGACCTGCTGACGGGGATGGGTGTGCCGGCCCGGCCGGAGGAGGTGCTCACCTCCGCCGCCGCCTCGGCCGAGCTGCTCCGTGACCGGCTGCCCGCTGGCGCGCCGGTGCTGGTGGTCGGCGCGGAGGCGCTGCGCGCGGAACTGCGCGCGGTCGGCCTGACCCCGGTCACCAAGGCCGACGAGAACCCGGCCGCGGTGGTGCAGGGGTACGGCCCGCAGGTCGGCTGGGCCGAGTTGGCCGAAGCGTCGGTCGCGGTACGGGCCGGTGCGCTCTGGATCGCCACCAACACCGACCGGACCCTGCCCAGCGGGCGGGGACCGTTGCCGGGTAACGGTTCGCTGGTGGCGGTGCTGCGTACGGCGCTGGAGCGGGATCCTGACGTGGTGGTCGGCAAACCGGAGCCGGCGCTGTTCGAGACCGCCGCTCGGCGCAGTGGTGGTGGCGGGAGCCTGGTGGTGGGCGACCGGCTGGACACCGACATCGAGGGTGCCCGCCGTGCCGGACTGGACAGTCTGCTCGTGCTCACCGGTGTCAGCGGCGTACCGGATCTGTTGGCGGCCGGGCCGCAGCGGCGGCCCACGTACGTCGCGAGGGACCTGGCGGGGCTCTTCGACCCGGCTGCCGCCGTGCGTGTCCCGGGCCCGGCGAACGCTGGCGGCTGGTCCGTGACCGACCGTGACGGCATCCTCGAGCTGGCGGGGTCGGGTCGGCCGTTGGACGCGCTGGCCGCGCTCTGCGGGGCGGCCTGGTCGGCGGCGGAGCCGGCGCTGCCGAAGATCCGCCCGATGGGCGCGGACGCGGCCCACGCTCTGGAGAGCTTCGGTCTGGCTGCTGCCGCGTGA
- a CDS encoding NAD kinase — protein MSRTALLVTHTGRRRSTEHARSVAADLIAAGFEVRVVADEADDLDLPGVVPVAGPQAAEGAEIVFALGGDGTFLRAAELARPAKAPLLGINLGKVGFLAEAEIDDLDTAVRDVVGRNYTVHERLTLDVTAEFDGGPTIESWALNEISIEKGERAQMLELLVDVDGRPLSRYGCDGVVCATPTGSTAYAFSGGGPVVWPEVEALLLVPISAHALFSRPLVTAPTSTFVITVDPFTTLAVLSCDGRRVYDLPPGARVTVRRGALPVRIVRLRARPFTDRLVAKFDLPVHGWRGSRR, from the coding sequence ATGAGCCGGACCGCGCTGCTGGTGACCCACACGGGCCGTCGGCGCAGCACCGAGCACGCCCGGTCGGTCGCCGCCGACCTGATCGCCGCGGGTTTCGAGGTGCGGGTGGTCGCCGATGAGGCCGACGACCTCGATCTGCCCGGGGTGGTGCCGGTCGCCGGCCCGCAGGCCGCCGAGGGCGCCGAGATCGTCTTCGCGCTCGGTGGGGACGGCACCTTCCTGCGCGCCGCCGAGCTGGCCCGACCGGCGAAGGCGCCGCTGCTCGGCATCAACCTCGGCAAGGTGGGCTTCCTGGCCGAGGCGGAGATCGACGACCTGGACACGGCGGTGCGTGACGTCGTCGGCCGCAACTACACCGTCCACGAGCGGCTCACCCTGGACGTCACCGCCGAGTTCGACGGTGGGCCCACCATCGAGTCGTGGGCGCTGAACGAGATCAGCATCGAGAAGGGCGAGCGGGCGCAGATGCTCGAGCTGCTCGTCGACGTGGACGGGCGGCCCCTGTCCCGTTACGGCTGCGACGGTGTCGTCTGCGCCACCCCGACCGGCTCCACCGCGTACGCGTTCTCCGGTGGCGGTCCGGTGGTCTGGCCGGAGGTGGAGGCGCTGCTGCTGGTGCCGATCAGCGCGCACGCGTTGTTCAGCCGCCCGCTGGTCACCGCCCCGACGTCGACCTTCGTGATCACCGTCGACCCGTTCACCACCCTGGCCGTGCTCTCCTGCGACGGGCGGCGGGTCTACGACCTCCCACCCGGTGCTCGGGTGACGGTGCGTCGGGGTGCGCTGCCGGTGCGCATCGTGCGGCTGCGGGCCCGCCCGTTCACCGACCGGCTGGTCGCCAAGTTCGACCTTCCCGTGCACGGGTGGCGCGGCAGCCGCCGGTGA
- a CDS encoding phasin family protein — MQDAWRAYLELAMGLAEAPRKKAQDVARRLVGSGGATAAQLQALGEELVTTGAANREALTKLVRFEVDRALGAVGLATADEVAELTRRVHDLERQLREARAAEPASASTAAGPAHAPTTAEPAHAPAVGPTEQADPTAAAQPGDALVSSDGSAGAPVAKKAVAKKAVAKKAVAKKAIVKKPPATISRTDDEAPTPAAMPAKKAVRKQRPDDAE; from the coding sequence ATGCAGGACGCGTGGCGCGCCTACCTCGAGCTGGCCATGGGCCTTGCGGAGGCGCCGCGGAAGAAGGCCCAGGACGTGGCACGTCGTCTCGTCGGCTCCGGCGGCGCGACCGCCGCCCAACTTCAGGCCCTCGGCGAGGAGCTGGTGACCACCGGCGCCGCCAACCGGGAGGCGTTGACCAAGCTGGTCCGCTTCGAGGTCGACCGGGCTCTCGGTGCGGTCGGTCTGGCCACCGCCGACGAGGTGGCCGAGCTGACCCGGCGGGTGCACGACCTGGAACGGCAGCTCCGCGAGGCACGCGCCGCTGAGCCGGCGAGCGCGTCGACCGCCGCTGGGCCGGCCCACGCGCCGACCACCGCCGAGCCGGCCCACGCGCCGGCCGTCGGCCCGACGGAGCAGGCCGACCCGACCGCCGCCGCACAGCCCGGCGATGCTCTGGTGTCGTCCGATGGTTCGGCGGGTGCCCCGGTGGCCAAGAAGGCCGTCGCGAAGAAAGCCGTGGCGAAGAAGGCGGTCGCCAAGAAGGCCATCGTGAAGAAGCCGCCGGCGACGATCAGCCGGACCGACGACGAGGCCCCGACCCCGGCGGCCATGCCCGCCAAGAAGGCGGTCCGCAAGCAGCGGCCGGACGACGCCGAATGA
- a CDS encoding SCP2 sterol-binding domain-containing protein, with protein sequence MASVDECRQALQDLAARLDHNAETVRERIDLDRTLACRITDLDTAFHGRITGGRLVELTDGDDPKAKIALSTSSDDLLALVRGDLDVTGAVTSRRVSIKANPFDLLKLRKLL encoded by the coding sequence GTGGCCAGCGTGGACGAGTGCCGGCAGGCATTGCAGGACCTGGCCGCCCGGCTTGATCACAACGCCGAGACGGTGCGCGAGCGGATCGACCTGGACCGGACGCTGGCCTGCCGCATCACCGACCTGGACACTGCCTTCCACGGCCGGATCACCGGCGGTCGGCTGGTCGAGTTGACCGACGGCGACGACCCCAAGGCCAAGATCGCGCTGAGCACGTCCAGCGATGACCTGCTCGCCCTGGTCCGCGGCGACTTGGACGTCACCGGAGCGGTGACCTCCCGCCGGGTGTCGATCAAGGCGAACCCGTTCGACCTGCTGAAGTTGCGCAAGCTGCTCTGA